GGCTCGATGCGCACGGGCTCGGGCAGCGGAGGCAGCGTGCCCCTCCGACGCGACAGGTACGTCAACCAACCCATCCGTACTTCCCACTTGCGCTTCTCGACGAGGTTCACCATCTCGCTCGAAGTGGCCATGGCGAAGTCGGGGTCCCACGCGGTGACCATGCTGGTGAGCACCTGGGCCAGCACGGGTGCGCGCAGCAGGCGCTTCCGAATTGGCTCCTCGGTCGTGGGATAGAGAAGGCACACGTTGGGCCCACCCCACGGCGAGTATGCACCGCAAGACAGGTGAATATCGGTGGCGGCCTTCTTCGCATTCCACATGATCTGGCTGAAGCCTAGCTCCTCAATGACCTTCCGGCTGGAGCTCGTGCGGATTCGCCCTTGAAGGAACAACGCCTCGAGTTCCTTTACTTCTTGAGGCATGGGGTGGCCTGGCAGATCGCGTGGG
This is a stretch of genomic DNA from Archangium violaceum. It encodes these proteins:
- a CDS encoding Imm52 family immunity protein; the protein is MKERYYVGAYWGPRQETALECARRAELFFLMLARCDPTFAQWYRAGRGAPRDLPGHPMPQEVKELEALFLQGRIRTSSSRKVIEELGFSQIMWNAKKAATDIHLSCGAYSPWGGPNVCLLYPTTEEPIRKRLLRAPVLAQVLTSMVTAWDPDFAMATSSEMVNLVEKRKWEVRMGWLTYLSRRRGTLPPLPEPVRIEPVGELGWLLILSPELMTASNPEHVAFTAHVRELLDRAGLIELPAPATP